ACTGTTCCACCATCCTTCGCCGCCCCAATGGCCGTAGGAAGGAAGAGGGATGCACTATGGGGAAGGTTCATGATCACATGGTCGGCAGCATTCTGGTATTGCAGTGCAATCTCATTTGCATCCCCTTCCAAGATATCGATGTTCTCGATCTTATTCAGGCGGGCATTCTCCTGCAGATATCTGATGGCGACGGGATTCTTGTCCACAGCCACCACCCACCGGCACCTTCTGGCCAGGAGCAGGGCAAAGGGCCCCACCCCGGCGAACATATCCAGCACCATATCGTCCGGCCCGACCAGCCCTGCTACTCTCAACCTCTCCGTTCCCAGGCGGGGGGTGAAGTAGGCCCCCTCCAGGTCGATCCGGTAGCGCATCCCGTGCTCCTTATGGATGGTGGTGGTCCTCTCCTCTCCTGCCACATGCCTGAAGCGGCGGGTGCGATACTCCCCCTCCACATCAGAGAGCGGGGCAATCACCGTCTTGATGCTCTTGTTGCAGGCCATGATGGCCTGAGCCACCCTCTCCCCCTCCGCCTCTGCCCTCTCATGCCCTGCATCCTCTCCTGTATCCTCTCCTCCATCCTCTCCCCCATCCTCTCCTCCATCCTCTCTTGCATCCTCTCCCCCACCCCCTATCAGGGCTATATCGCCCACGATCTCAAAGCTGGGCCGGAAGCCCAGAATATCCTCCGGCTTGAGGATGGGCTCTTCGCTCTCGAAATTCAGCCTGATGATCTCAAAGTCCGCAATCTCTCTCAGCCTCGAGATGGAGGGGCTGGATGCCTCCAGAATGGGCAGATAGACAGAGGATCCGTCCGAGATTATCTTCCGGCTGCGATCAAAGGCCCCCGCCTCCACCAAAGCCCGCCTGAATCGCTCGCCGTGCTCCCGCCCAACCCTTATTCCCGGGGATTCGCCTGCCATCAGAGTGAGCAATTGATCTCTTATCTTGTTATCTTCTCGAAGCAGTCCAGGCATACCACCTTTCCATTGACCGTCCGGCCGCAGACCTCCATGAACCCCTCATGGCAGATCTGACACTGCAGAGAGGGATGAATCTGCGCCTTTCTGGGAGGCGGAATCTGCACTGTGCTCACTGTGAGCAGCTCCTCGTCCGGTGATTTTATGATCCTCTCTATCTCCTGGGCCCTCATGCTCTCAAACTCTCTTTTCTCCTCCGGGGAGAGCTCCCCTTTGAAGTACCGCTCTCTGATCCCATCCATGCCATCGGACAGATCCCCCCTGAAGTAAATTCTCATCGCCCGGCCATCATCTCTGGAGAAGAAGGTGAAGACCTGCTTTCCGTGATCCTTGAAGATCAGATTTCCCTTGCCTGCAGTACACCCTAAAATCTCCTGCACAGCATCAACACTGCAGGATCTGTTCTCAGCTATGCACACCAGCTCCTCATCCTCTGACCGGGGATAGTGCTCACGAATGTACTTTGCCACTCTATAGCCTATGGCCAGTCCCGGACATAGATGCCCGTGGAACTCAACTGCCTGCTTCAAGTCGTCGTCCATAACTCCTCTATATTCATATCTTGATCTCGATCCTCGATCTGGCCGGGGCCAGCTCCAGTGAGCCTCCTCCTTCTCCGGGATCGAGCCTCTCGCTGGCGCTCTCTATCAGAGTCTGGGTGTAGGGATGACTAGCACTGATGAGGATCTCATCTGTAGCCCCTTCCTCCACAATCCTCCCCTTCAGCAGCACCACAATGCGGTCGCTCACCTTCCTGGCCACGGCAATATCATGGGTGACCAGCAGAATGCCAAGCCCCATCCTCTCCTGCAGATTCAAGAGGAGCTTGAGGATCTTGGCCTGGACGCTCGGATCGAGGGCCGAGGTGGGCTCATCTGCAATCAGGAGCTTGGGCCTGAGGGCCAGGGCCCTGGCTATTGCCACCCTCTGCACCTCTCCCCCGCTGAGCTGATGGGGATACTTGGCCAGGAATCTATCGTTTACTGGAAGCTCCGCCTGCCTCAAGACCTGCTTTGCCCTGGCCACCCTCTCCTCCGGGCTCCCCCTCTGCATCACATTCAAGGGCTCGAGGACAGCATCCAGAACAGTCATCCTGTGGCTCACAGACTCCTTGGGATTCTGAAATATCATCTGCACCCGGCTGTAGAAGGAAGCATCCCTCTTCCCCACCCTCTCTCCCTCCAGGAAGATCTCACCTGATCCCTCCTGACAGAGGCCCATGATGGCCTTGGAGAGGGTGGTCTTTCCCGAGCCGCTCTCCCCCACCACAGCCAGAGTCTCTCCCTCATACAGAGTGAGATCCACCCCGGATAGAGCAGGGTAGCTGCCAAAGGAGACGCTGAGCTCTCTGACCTCGAGCAGGGGCACAATCCCTCCCCGGTGGCAGGCGACAAGCCTTCCTCTCACCTCTTCCAGCAGCGGCACCTCGGTCTTGCAGATCTCTATGCGCTGAGTGCAGCGATCATGAAATGGACAGCCTGCCAGTCCATGTCTCATCATTCCCGGAATGCCCTGCAGATCTTTGGCCCGGCAAATGGCAGGATAGGAGCGCACAAGGCCGCGGGTGTAGGGGTGAGCGGGACTTCCCAGGATCTGGGAGGTATCTCCGACCTCCATTATCCTGCCGGCATATAGCACCGCCAGACGGTTGGCAAGCCTTTGCGCCAGCGAGATATCATGGGTGATCAGAAGGGCCATCCTTCCATGCAGAGCCGACTGCAATAAGTGGATGATATCCATCTTGGTCATGGCATCCAGGGATGCTGTGGGCTCGTCCAGTATGATGAGATCGGGATCATTGGCCAGGGCCATGGCGATGCACACCCTCTGCTTCTCCCCCCCGCTCAACTGGTGAGGGTATGACTCT
This genomic stretch from Methanothrix sp. harbors:
- a CDS encoding ABC transporter ATP-binding protein; amino-acid sequence: MLSIRGLEVSVGRTEILRGIDLDIDKGDCLAIIGESGAGKSTLGLSIMGLLSSGTVKGEVLLNGRDLLQLNEDELRRLRGGEMAMVFQNIEDALDPVQRAGDQIIEAISIHRKASSAEEMRRLLLAVGLGAEKAESYPHQLSGGEKQRVCIAMALANDPDLIILDEPTASLDAMTKMDIIHLLQSALHGRMALLITHDISLAQRLANRLAVLYAGRIMEVGDTSQILGSPAHPYTRGLVRSYPAICRAKDLQGIPGMMRHGLAGCPFHDRCTQRIEICKTEVPLLEEVRGRLVACHRGGIVPLLEVRELSVSFGSYPALSGVDLTLYEGETLAVVGESGSGKTTLSKAIMGLCQEGSGEIFLEGERVGKRDASFYSRVQMIFQNPKESVSHRMTVLDAVLEPLNVMQRGSPEERVARAKQVLRQAELPVNDRFLAKYPHQLSGGEVQRVAIARALALRPKLLIADEPTSALDPSVQAKILKLLLNLQERMGLGILLVTHDIAVARKVSDRIVVLLKGRIVEEGATDEILISASHPYTQTLIESASERLDPGEGGGSLELAPARSRIEIKI
- a CDS encoding class I SAM-dependent methyltransferase family protein: MAGESPGIRVGREHGERFRRALVEAGAFDRSRKIISDGSSVYLPILEASSPSISRLREIADFEIIRLNFESEEPILKPEDILGFRPSFEIVGDIALIGGGGEDAREDGGEDGGEDGGEDTGEDAGHERAEAEGERVAQAIMACNKSIKTVIAPLSDVEGEYRTRRFRHVAGEERTTTIHKEHGMRYRIDLEGAYFTPRLGTERLRVAGLVGPDDMVLDMFAGVGPFALLLARRCRWVVAVDKNPVAIRYLQENARLNKIENIDILEGDANEIALQYQNAADHVIMNLPHSASLFLPTAIGAAKDGGTVHYYCIAPEEDLRRDELLIREAAERQGARAEVLYCNMVRSYAPHMHNVVIDFRVCKSVYPD
- a CDS encoding FmdE family protein, with the translated sequence MDDDLKQAVEFHGHLCPGLAIGYRVAKYIREHYPRSEDEELVCIAENRSCSVDAVQEILGCTAGKGNLIFKDHGKQVFTFFSRDDGRAMRIYFRGDLSDGMDGIRERYFKGELSPEEKREFESMRAQEIERIIKSPDEELLTVSTVQIPPPRKAQIHPSLQCQICHEGFMEVCGRTVNGKVVCLDCFEKITR